The Caballeronia sp. Lep1P3 genome window below encodes:
- a CDS encoding glutamine amidotransferase, giving the protein MKHEALAIRHVNFEDLGSLELVLGDRGHFVRYLDVGRGRIDAPNPLDPSLLVVLGGPIGAYDDAQYPHLTPLLSMLDKRIAAGLPTIGICLGAQLIARSLGARVYSSERLELGWSPLALTEAGRASPLHHLETVPVFHWHGDTFDLPEGANLLASTDACAHQAFSWGEHVLALQCHAEVLTDRFENWLVTYPGDIAKSGTTAAALREATARHGSALEEAARAMFDEWLDRFPDASRRG; this is encoded by the coding sequence ATGAAACACGAAGCCCTGGCGATTCGCCACGTCAATTTCGAAGATCTGGGCAGTCTCGAACTCGTTCTCGGCGACCGCGGTCATTTCGTGCGTTATCTCGACGTCGGACGCGGCCGGATCGATGCGCCGAATCCGCTCGATCCCTCGTTGCTCGTCGTGCTCGGCGGACCCATCGGCGCTTACGACGACGCGCAATACCCGCATCTCACGCCGCTTTTGTCGATGCTCGACAAGCGCATCGCGGCGGGACTTCCCACCATCGGCATCTGTCTCGGCGCTCAACTGATCGCCCGCTCGCTCGGCGCGCGCGTGTATTCGTCCGAGCGGCTGGAACTTGGCTGGTCGCCGCTCGCGTTGACGGAAGCGGGGCGCGCGTCGCCGCTGCATCATCTCGAAACCGTGCCCGTATTCCACTGGCATGGCGATACCTTCGACTTGCCCGAAGGCGCGAACCTGCTGGCCTCCACCGACGCATGCGCGCATCAGGCGTTTTCGTGGGGCGAGCATGTGCTCGCGCTGCAATGCCATGCCGAGGTACTGACCGACCGCTTCGAGAACTGGCTCGTCACGTATCCCGGCGACATCGCGAAGAGCGGCACGACCGCCGCCGCGTTGCGCGAGGCGACCGCGCGACACGGTTCCGCGCTCGAAGAAGCCGCTCGCGCCATGTTCGACGAATGGCTCGACCGTTTCCCGGACGCGTCGCGGCGAGGCTGA
- a CDS encoding NADH:flavin oxidoreductase/NADH oxidase, with product MSALFTPATLRSLQIPNRILVSPMCQYSAERGEATAWHMIHLGSLALSGAGMLFIEATAVEPDGRITPGDLGLWDDVTEAALRPVLAAIRQYSNIAVTMQLAHAGRKASSQKPWEGGQLISVADGGWMTHAPSAVAHKPDETPPLALDTAGLLRVKEAFAASARRAARLGIDALEVHAAHGYLLHQFLSPLANRRTDEYGGSRENRMRYPLEIFDAVRAAFPADKPVGVRVSATDWVEGGWDIEDTIAFASELKKRGVDWIDVSSGGVSPQQKIPLEPGYQVPFAKAVKEATGVTTVAVGLITDAKHAEEIVGSGTADFVAMARAMLYDPRWPWHAAAELGATVSAPPQYWRSQPREQKHLFGDISFGQR from the coding sequence ATGAGCGCGCTGTTCACTCCGGCAACCCTGCGCAGTCTGCAGATTCCCAACCGCATTCTCGTTTCACCGATGTGCCAGTACTCCGCCGAGCGAGGCGAAGCGACCGCGTGGCACATGATCCATCTCGGAAGCCTTGCGCTGTCCGGCGCGGGCATGCTGTTCATCGAGGCGACGGCTGTCGAGCCCGACGGACGCATCACGCCGGGCGATCTCGGCCTCTGGGACGACGTCACCGAAGCGGCGCTGCGCCCGGTGCTCGCCGCCATTCGCCAGTATTCGAACATCGCGGTGACCATGCAGCTCGCGCATGCCGGCCGCAAGGCATCGAGCCAGAAACCGTGGGAAGGCGGGCAGCTCATCTCCGTCGCGGATGGCGGCTGGATGACACATGCGCCATCGGCTGTCGCGCACAAGCCCGACGAAACGCCGCCGCTCGCGCTCGATACCGCCGGCCTCTTGCGCGTGAAGGAAGCGTTCGCGGCGTCCGCGAGACGCGCGGCGCGGCTCGGCATCGACGCGCTCGAAGTCCACGCGGCCCACGGCTATTTGCTGCACCAGTTCCTTTCGCCGCTCGCCAATCGCCGCACCGACGAATACGGCGGCTCGCGCGAGAACCGCATGCGCTATCCGCTCGAAATCTTCGACGCCGTGCGCGCCGCGTTTCCCGCCGATAAGCCGGTCGGCGTGCGTGTATCCGCGACGGACTGGGTCGAAGGCGGATGGGACATCGAGGACACGATCGCGTTTGCGTCGGAGTTGAAGAAGCGCGGCGTCGACTGGATCGACGTATCGTCGGGCGGCGTCTCCCCGCAGCAGAAGATTCCGCTCGAACCCGGCTACCAGGTGCCGTTCGCGAAAGCCGTCAAGGAAGCGACCGGCGTGACCACCGTCGCGGTCGGCCTCATCACGGACGCGAAGCATGCGGAAGAGATCGTCGGGAGCGGCACGGCCGACTTCGTCGCGATGGCGCGCGCCATGCTCTACGATCCACGCTGGCCGTGGCACGCGGCCGCCGAGCTGGGCGCGACCGTGAGCGCGCCGCCGCAATACTGGCGCTCGCAGCCGCGCGAGCAGAAGCATCTGTTCGGCGACATTTCGTTCGGACAACGTTGA
- a CDS encoding SET domain-containing protein translates to MSSRRVTVRRSGVHGKGVFAVKPIAAGEQVMEYKGERISWKEALRRHPHNPDEPNHTFYFALDDGRVIDGKIDGNSAKYINHSCAPNCEAEEVEGRVFIHALRDIEADEELNYDYGLVIEGRITKKLKKEYECRCGAKKCRGTMLALKKK, encoded by the coding sequence ATGAGTTCACGCAGGGTCACCGTTCGCCGCTCGGGCGTGCATGGCAAGGGCGTGTTCGCCGTGAAGCCGATTGCCGCCGGCGAGCAGGTGATGGAGTACAAGGGCGAGCGCATTTCGTGGAAGGAAGCGCTGCGCCGCCATCCGCACAACCCGGACGAGCCGAATCACACGTTCTACTTTGCGCTCGACGACGGCCGTGTGATCGACGGCAAGATCGACGGCAACAGCGCGAAGTACATCAATCATTCGTGCGCGCCGAACTGCGAGGCCGAGGAAGTGGAAGGCCGCGTGTTCATTCATGCGCTGCGCGACATCGAGGCGGACGAAGAACTGAATTACGACTACGGCCTCGTGATCGAAGGGCGCATCACGAAGAAGCTGAAGAAGGAATACGAGTGTCGCTGCGGCGCGAAGAAGTGCCGCGGCACGATGCTCGCGCTCAAGAAGAAGTAA
- a CDS encoding sensor histidine kinase, with protein MRLPTRRAGDQRFAREDWLDLARSQPPGDSAPPSLRRTLLRRLAAPLSLLALMSGLMAYWLAWQYTQHVVDRSLADLATAISKQIQLAGVEAPVTVPPLAQAMFSDPVEQLVYRISTGDEEIAGDPDLPLTGTSVRRIHYAYVFETQFQGTSMRAAQVRVPQPRGNPIVVEVAQRVGSRYRIAVEFLIAIMMPLLLLLLAGWVIVWRVVNQQLNPLTDLADALNRQTHVSLERVDETHVPSEIRPLTSAMNALLVRLQTALDAQRKFIADAAHQLRTPLTAVKLHAEQALSSRDPAKSVEAVKELRASADRAVRLSNQLLSLARAEPGEQAARFTDYDLATLAFETGAEWVPRALAARVDLGFQRTDDPDNEHPMIARGNVVLVREVIANLIDNALKYVPPSRYEGARITLTIGDWRDPHGVRFGEVVIEDNGPGVPPEQQPDLFKRFFRGDGQSVEGGAGLGLAIVHDIVVLHGGTVHYEDAPEGGARFIVRMPLKPLTSS; from the coding sequence TTGCGACTTCCCACCCGGCGCGCGGGCGACCAGCGTTTCGCCCGCGAAGACTGGCTCGATCTTGCGCGATCGCAGCCGCCTGGCGATTCCGCGCCTCCGAGCCTGCGGCGCACGTTGTTGCGCCGTCTCGCCGCGCCGCTGTCGCTGCTCGCGCTGATGAGCGGCCTCATGGCTTACTGGCTCGCGTGGCAATACACGCAGCACGTCGTGGACCGCTCGCTCGCGGACCTCGCCACGGCCATTTCCAAGCAGATTCAGCTCGCGGGCGTCGAAGCGCCCGTGACCGTGCCGCCGCTCGCCCAGGCGATGTTTTCCGATCCCGTCGAGCAGCTCGTCTACCGCATCAGCACCGGCGACGAGGAAATCGCGGGCGATCCCGACCTGCCGCTCACCGGCACCTCGGTGCGGCGCATCCACTACGCCTACGTCTTCGAGACGCAGTTTCAGGGCACCAGCATGCGCGCCGCGCAAGTACGCGTGCCGCAGCCGCGCGGCAATCCCATCGTCGTGGAAGTGGCGCAGCGCGTGGGATCACGGTACCGGATCGCGGTGGAGTTCCTGATCGCGATCATGATGCCGCTGCTGCTCCTGCTGCTGGCCGGCTGGGTCATCGTGTGGCGCGTCGTCAATCAGCAATTGAATCCGCTCACCGATCTCGCCGACGCGCTCAATCGCCAGACGCACGTCTCGCTGGAACGCGTCGACGAAACGCATGTGCCGAGCGAAATCCGTCCGCTCACGAGCGCGATGAACGCCCTTCTCGTGCGCCTGCAGACGGCGCTCGATGCGCAGCGCAAGTTCATCGCCGATGCCGCGCATCAGTTGCGCACGCCGCTCACCGCCGTGAAGCTGCACGCGGAGCAGGCGCTCAGTTCGCGCGATCCGGCGAAGTCCGTCGAGGCGGTGAAGGAACTGCGCGCATCGGCGGATCGCGCGGTGCGGCTGTCGAATCAATTGCTGTCGCTTGCGCGCGCCGAACCGGGCGAGCAGGCGGCGCGCTTCACGGATTACGACCTCGCCACACTCGCGTTCGAAACCGGCGCCGAATGGGTGCCGCGCGCGCTGGCGGCGCGCGTCGATCTCGGCTTTCAGCGCACGGACGATCCGGATAACGAGCATCCGATGATCGCGCGCGGCAACGTCGTGCTCGTGCGCGAAGTGATCGCCAATCTCATCGACAATGCGCTCAAGTACGTGCCGCCGTCGCGCTATGAGGGCGCGCGCATCACGCTGACCATCGGCGACTGGCGCGATCCGCACGGCGTGCGCTTCGGCGAAGTGGTGATCGAGGACAATGGCCCGGGCGTTCCGCCGGAGCAGCAGCCCGACCTCTTCAAGCGCTTCTTTCGCGGCGACGGGCAGAGCGTCGAAGGCGGCGCGGGTCTCGGGCTGGCGATCGTGCACGACATCGTCGTGCTGCACGGCGGCACCGTGCATTACGAGGACGCGCCCGAAGGCGGCGCGCGCTTCATCGTGCGGATGCCGCTGAAGCCGCTTACTTCTTCTTGA
- a CDS encoding response regulator transcription factor: protein MRILLIEDDRPIARGIQSSLEQSGFTVDMVHDGIFAEQALAQNRHELVILDLGLPGIDGMTLLSRFRQGNRHTPVIILTARDELHDRVQGLNSGADDYMLKPFEPQELEARIRAVMRRSGPHGDVPRPEVTLGGLRLSGVDRRIFNDERPLELSPREFAVLEMLLLRHGRVVSKAQLQDHLTHFGGDLGDTAIEVYVHRVRKKLENTRVEIVTVRGFGYLLQEIRQAA from the coding sequence ATGCGAATCCTTCTGATCGAAGACGACCGCCCCATCGCGCGCGGCATTCAAAGCAGCCTGGAGCAGTCCGGTTTCACCGTCGACATGGTTCACGACGGCATTTTCGCCGAGCAGGCGCTCGCGCAGAACCGCCACGAACTCGTCATTCTGGATCTCGGCCTGCCGGGTATCGACGGCATGACGCTGCTTTCGCGCTTTCGCCAGGGCAACCGGCACACGCCGGTCATCATCCTCACCGCGCGCGACGAACTGCACGACCGCGTGCAGGGGCTCAACAGCGGCGCGGACGACTACATGCTCAAGCCGTTCGAGCCGCAGGAACTCGAAGCGCGCATTCGCGCGGTGATGCGCCGCAGCGGTCCGCACGGCGACGTCCCGCGCCCCGAAGTGACGCTCGGCGGCTTGCGTCTGTCGGGCGTGGATCGCCGCATCTTCAACGACGAGCGTCCGCTCGAACTGTCGCCGCGCGAATTCGCCGTGCTCGAAATGCTGCTGCTGCGTCATGGCCGCGTCGTCAGCAAGGCGCAGTTGCAGGATCATCTGACGCACTTCGGCGGCGATCTCGGCGATACGGCCATCGAGGTCTACGTGCATCGCGTGCGCAAGAAGCTCGAAAACACGCGTGTGGAGATCGTCACGGTACGCGGCTTCGGCTATCTGCTTCAGGAGATCCGGCAGGCGGCGTGA
- a CDS encoding Lrp/AsnC family transcriptional regulator, which yields MLELDHFDLALLDVLQRFGRATHQQLGEKVPLSPSQIGRRLQRLEAVGVIEGYRVVLRPEKLGLGVTAFTSLKLKHHGDSVIEQFQQQIETLPEVLECHATVGDADYLLRIVAPDLSALSAFVMKKLMRVPGVDSVRSNIVLTTFKRNGPLPLAHLADDASGLSKST from the coding sequence ATGCTGGAACTCGATCATTTCGACCTCGCGCTTCTCGACGTGCTGCAGCGCTTCGGCCGCGCCACGCATCAGCAACTCGGCGAGAAGGTGCCGCTTTCGCCGTCGCAGATCGGGCGGCGCCTGCAGCGTCTCGAGGCGGTCGGCGTGATCGAAGGCTATCGCGTCGTGCTGCGCCCGGAGAAGCTCGGCCTCGGCGTGACGGCGTTCACGAGCCTCAAACTCAAGCATCACGGCGATTCCGTCATCGAGCAGTTTCAGCAGCAGATCGAAACGCTGCCGGAAGTGCTCGAATGCCACGCGACCGTCGGCGACGCGGATTACCTGCTGCGCATCGTCGCGCCCGATCTGAGCGCGCTGTCGGCCTTCGTCATGAAGAAGCTGATGCGCGTGCCGGGCGTCGACAGCGTGCGCTCGAACATCGTGCTCACGACGTTCAAGCGCAACGGTCCGTTACCGCTTGCTCATCTCGCGGATGATGCCTCGGGATTGAGCAAATCGACGTAG
- a CDS encoding class IV adenylate cyclase, translating to MARNIEIKARAHHFDTLRERAAALAPDAPLVFRQQDFFYDVPTGRLKLRQFDDGTPSELIFYQRDDRDGPKVSYYTRSPVTNPEAMHALLAQALTTRGIVSKERHVFLVGRTRIHLDRVDGLGDFVELEVVLGQDDDEAGGEQEAHAMFARLGVAQADLVPLAYVDLLNPEASSAR from the coding sequence ATGGCACGCAACATCGAAATCAAGGCACGCGCGCATCACTTCGACACACTGCGCGAGCGCGCAGCCGCGCTCGCGCCCGATGCGCCCCTCGTTTTCCGGCAACAGGATTTCTTCTACGACGTGCCGACCGGCCGCCTCAAGCTGCGCCAGTTCGACGACGGCACGCCTTCCGAACTCATCTTCTATCAGCGCGACGACCGCGACGGTCCCAAAGTCTCGTACTACACGCGCAGCCCGGTGACGAACCCCGAAGCGATGCACGCGCTGCTCGCCCAGGCGCTGACGACGCGCGGCATCGTCTCGAAGGAGCGGCATGTGTTTCTCGTCGGGCGCACGCGCATTCACCTGGATCGCGTGGACGGCCTCGGCGATTTCGTGGAACTGGAAGTGGTGCTCGGCCAGGACGACGACGAAGCGGGCGGCGAGCAGGAAGCGCACGCGATGTTCGCGCGGCTCGGCGTCGCGCAGGCGGATCTCGTGCCGCTCGCCTACGTCGATTTGCTCAATCCCGAGGCATCATCCGCGAGATGA
- a CDS encoding LysR family transcriptional regulator — protein MDYTLLRAFLTVAREGNLTRAAAHLHLTQPAVSLQIKNLQEMLGVVLFTRTSHGLLLTRDGEALLPHAERALAAAAEVRRAAAALRQEVSGTLRIGTILDPEFLRLGGFLRQFVETYPRIETALRHGMSGWVLERVRARDLDVGYYIGDPATDGTRDGERFHAVRLTPFSYRVLAPAGWHNRVNKGKRSWSALARLPWIWTPPESAHNRLLSRVFRDAGAMPMIVAEVDQEPSMLDLVKSGVGLSLARDSIALTEAHAHALTIVEGVTVPTQLSFVALAERRHEPGIAAALRLIDAQWSV, from the coding sequence ATGGACTACACCCTGCTCCGCGCGTTTCTCACCGTCGCCCGCGAAGGAAATCTCACGCGCGCGGCGGCGCATTTGCATCTCACACAGCCCGCCGTCAGTCTGCAGATCAAGAACTTGCAGGAAATGCTCGGCGTGGTTCTCTTCACGCGAACGTCGCACGGACTGCTGCTCACGCGAGACGGCGAAGCGCTCCTTCCCCACGCGGAGCGGGCGCTTGCCGCCGCCGCCGAAGTCCGGCGCGCCGCTGCTGCGTTGCGGCAAGAGGTCAGCGGGACACTGCGCATCGGCACGATTCTCGATCCCGAATTTCTCCGGCTCGGCGGTTTCCTGCGGCAGTTCGTCGAGACGTATCCGCGCATCGAGACGGCGCTGCGGCACGGCATGTCGGGCTGGGTGCTCGAACGCGTGCGCGCGCGCGATCTCGATGTCGGCTATTACATTGGCGACCCCGCCACCGACGGCACGCGTGATGGCGAGCGTTTTCACGCCGTGCGGCTCACGCCGTTCTCGTATCGCGTGCTCGCGCCCGCCGGCTGGCACAACCGCGTCAACAAGGGCAAGCGCAGCTGGTCCGCGCTCGCGCGGCTGCCGTGGATCTGGACGCCGCCCGAATCCGCGCATAACCGGCTGTTGTCGCGCGTCTTTCGCGATGCGGGCGCGATGCCGATGATCGTCGCGGAAGTCGATCAGGAGCCGTCGATGCTCGATCTCGTGAAATCGGGCGTCGGCCTTTCGCTCGCGCGCGATTCCATCGCGCTGACGGAAGCGCACGCGCACGCGCTCACGATCGTCGAAGGCGTCACGGTGCCGACGCAGCTCTCGTTCGTCGCGCTCGCCGAGCGTCGCCATGAACCGGGGATCGCCGCGGCGCTGCGCCTCATCGATGCGCAGTGGTCCGTGTAA
- a CDS encoding GMC family oxidoreductase: protein MKQTARKEEGEFDYIIVGAGTAGCVLANRLTQDPDVSVLLLEAGGKDDYHWIHIPVGYLYCIGNPRTDWLYKTQSEPGLNGRSLSYPRGRVLGGCSSINGMIYMRGQREDYDEWAHIVGDSNWSWDSVLPIFKRSEDHHAGANDWHGTGGEWRVEKQRLKWKILETFAQAAQQSGIPATDDFNRGDNTGVGYFDVNQRGGIRWNAAKAFLREAMKRPNLTTITGAHTQRLVFESTRCVGVEYRGGDVGYIAKARCEVLLSAGAVNSPQILELSGIGNGARLQRLGIDVVRDLRGVGENLQDHLQLRMAYKVNGARTLNTLSARWWGKLFIGMQYALMRSGPMSMAPSQLGAFAKSNPDDASIRRPDVEYHVQPLSLERFGEPLHPFNAFTASVCNLRPTSRGSVHIASPDAHAAPLIAPNYLSTERDREVAVNSLRLTRRIVSAPALSRHAPEEILPGIQYQTEDELVQAAGNVGTTIFHPVGTCRMGIDNDPAAVVDSRLRVIGVQGLRVVDASVMPVITSGNTNSPTVMIAERASDMIRQDRRARHTQERLATAFA, encoded by the coding sequence ATGAAGCAGACCGCCCGCAAAGAAGAAGGCGAATTCGACTACATCATCGTAGGCGCGGGCACGGCCGGCTGCGTGCTGGCCAACCGCCTGACGCAGGACCCCGACGTGTCCGTCCTGCTGCTGGAAGCGGGCGGCAAGGACGACTACCACTGGATCCACATTCCGGTGGGCTACCTGTACTGCATCGGCAATCCGCGAACGGACTGGCTCTACAAGACCCAATCCGAACCGGGCCTGAACGGGCGATCGCTGTCGTATCCGCGTGGCCGCGTGCTCGGCGGATGTTCGTCGATCAACGGCATGATCTACATGCGCGGCCAGCGCGAAGACTACGACGAGTGGGCGCACATCGTCGGTGATTCGAACTGGTCGTGGGACTCCGTGCTGCCCATTTTCAAGCGCAGCGAGGACCACCACGCCGGTGCGAACGACTGGCACGGAACCGGCGGCGAATGGCGCGTCGAAAAGCAGCGCCTGAAATGGAAGATTCTCGAGACGTTCGCGCAAGCCGCGCAGCAATCCGGCATCCCGGCTACCGACGACTTCAATCGCGGCGATAACACCGGCGTCGGCTATTTCGATGTGAACCAGCGCGGCGGCATCCGCTGGAACGCGGCGAAAGCCTTCCTGCGCGAAGCGATGAAACGCCCGAATCTCACGACGATCACCGGTGCGCATACGCAGCGGCTCGTGTTCGAGAGCACGCGTTGCGTGGGCGTCGAGTATCGCGGCGGCGATGTCGGCTACATCGCGAAGGCGCGCTGCGAAGTGCTGCTCAGCGCGGGCGCGGTGAACTCGCCGCAGATACTCGAGCTATCGGGCATCGGCAACGGCGCGCGCTTGCAGCGGCTCGGGATCGATGTCGTGCGCGATCTGCGCGGCGTCGGCGAAAATCTGCAGGACCACTTGCAATTGCGCATGGCGTACAAGGTGAACGGCGCGCGCACGCTCAACACGTTGTCCGCGCGCTGGTGGGGCAAGCTCTTCATCGGCATGCAATACGCGCTCATGCGAAGCGGCCCGATGTCGATGGCGCCATCGCAACTCGGCGCGTTCGCGAAGTCCAATCCCGACGATGCATCGATCAGGCGGCCCGATGTCGAATATCACGTTCAGCCGCTTTCGCTCGAACGCTTCGGCGAGCCGCTGCATCCGTTCAATGCATTCACGGCGTCCGTGTGCAATCTGCGGCCCACGTCGCGCGGCAGCGTGCATATCGCATCGCCGGATGCGCATGCCGCGCCGCTCATCGCGCCGAACTATCTTTCCACCGAGCGCGACCGCGAAGTGGCCGTGAACTCGCTGCGTCTCACGCGGCGCATCGTGAGCGCGCCCGCGTTGTCGCGTCATGCGCCCGAAGAGATTCTGCCGGGCATCCAGTACCAGACCGAAGACGAACTCGTGCAGGCGGCGGGCAATGTCGGCACGACGATCTTTCATCCGGTCGGCACATGCCGCATGGGCATCGACAACGATCCCGCCGCGGTCGTCGACAGCCGCTTGCGCGTGATCGGCGTGCAAGGCTTGCGCGTGGTCGATGCATCGGTGATGCCGGTCATCACATCGGGCAACACGAACTCGCCGACCGTGATGATCGCGGAGCGCGCGAGCGACATGATCCGCCAGGACCGCCGTGCCCGACACACGCAGGAACGGCTCGCCACGGCATTCGCATGA
- a CDS encoding ABC transporter ATP-binding protein, with protein MILGDTILETRGLTKEFKGFTAVNGVNLRVRRGSIHALIGPNGAGKTTCFNLLTKFLEPTAGQIVFNGTDITRERPAHIARRGIIRSFQISAVFPHLSVLQNVRIGLQRQLGTSFHFWRSERSLAALNDRAMDLLTQVGLTDFADTKTVELSYGRKRALEIATTLSMEPELMLLDEPTQGMGHEDVDRVTALIKKVSAGRTILMVEHNMNVIAGISDTITVLQRGEVLAEGSYAEVSKNPLVMEAYMGSADAALTGAHA; from the coding sequence ATGATTCTCGGCGACACCATTCTGGAAACGCGAGGGCTCACGAAAGAATTCAAAGGCTTCACGGCCGTGAATGGCGTGAATCTGCGCGTGCGCCGCGGCTCGATCCACGCGCTGATCGGACCGAACGGCGCGGGCAAGACGACCTGCTTCAACCTGCTCACCAAGTTCCTCGAGCCGACTGCCGGCCAGATCGTTTTCAACGGCACCGACATCACACGCGAGCGCCCGGCGCATATCGCGCGGCGCGGCATCATCCGGTCGTTTCAGATTTCCGCTGTCTTTCCGCACCTGAGCGTGCTTCAGAACGTGCGCATCGGGCTGCAAAGGCAGCTTGGAACATCGTTCCACTTCTGGCGCAGCGAACGTTCGCTCGCTGCGCTCAACGACCGCGCGATGGACCTGCTCACGCAAGTCGGCCTCACCGATTTCGCCGATACGAAGACCGTCGAGCTGTCTTACGGACGCAAGCGCGCGCTCGAAATCGCGACGACGCTTTCGATGGAACCCGAACTCATGCTGCTCGACGAACCGACGCAAGGCATGGGACACGAAGACGTCGATCGCGTGACGGCGCTCATCAAGAAGGTGTCGGCGGGACGCACGATCCTCATGGTCGAGCACAACATGAACGTGATCGCGGGCATCTCCGACACCATCACCGTGCTTCAACGCGGCGAAGTGCTCGCGGAAGGCAGCTACGCGGAAGTGTCGAAGAATCCGCTCGTGATGGAAGCCTACATGGGCAGCGCCGATGCGGCGCTCACCGGAGCGCACGCATGA
- a CDS encoding ABC transporter ATP-binding protein, with protein sequence MSTIVEERRSREANGAAGNVPALEIAGLQAWYGESHILHGVDLKVNRGEVVTLLGRNGAGRTTTLRAIMGLTGRRTGSIRVGGRETIGLPTHKIAHHGAGYCPEERGIFSSLSCKENLLLPPLIGNPKEAMPLDEIYSMFPNLKERRASQGTRLSGGEQQMLAVARILRTGANLLLLDEISEGLAPVIVQTLARMILMLKSRGYTVVMVEQNFRFAAPLADRFYVMEHGNIVEHFGAGELDAKMPVLHELLGV encoded by the coding sequence ATGAGTACGATCGTGGAGGAGCGCCGCTCGCGCGAGGCGAACGGCGCGGCGGGCAATGTGCCCGCGCTCGAAATCGCGGGCCTGCAGGCGTGGTACGGCGAATCGCACATCCTGCATGGCGTGGACCTCAAGGTGAATCGCGGCGAAGTCGTCACGCTGCTCGGGCGCAACGGCGCGGGCCGCACCACGACGCTTCGCGCCATCATGGGCCTGACCGGGCGGCGCACCGGCTCGATCCGCGTCGGCGGACGCGAGACGATCGGGCTGCCGACGCACAAAATCGCGCATCACGGAGCGGGCTATTGTCCGGAGGAGCGCGGCATTTTTTCGAGCTTGTCGTGCAAGGAGAACCTGCTTCTTCCGCCGCTCATTGGCAATCCGAAAGAGGCGATGCCGCTCGACGAAATCTATTCCATGTTCCCGAACCTGAAGGAGCGCCGCGCGAGCCAGGGCACGCGTCTTTCGGGTGGCGAACAGCAGATGCTCGCCGTCGCGCGCATTCTGCGAACGGGCGCGAACCTGCTTCTTCTCGATGAAATCTCCGAAGGGCTTGCGCCCGTCATCGTGCAGACACTCGCGCGCATGATTCTCATGCTCAAGTCGCGCGGCTATACCGTCGTGATGGTCGAACAGAATTTCCGGTTCGCGGCGCCGCTCGCGGACCGCTTCTACGTGATGGAACACGGGAATATCGTCGAGCATTTCGGCGCCGGGGAACTCGACGCAAAGATGCCGGTGCTGCACGAACTGCTCGGCGTCTGA